CTGGCGGTGCTACGAGAACGTCAGCGACGAGACCTGCTTCCTCGACATCGAGACCACCGGTCTCGACGCCTCGTGTGACGATGTGACGACCGTGAGCCTGCATCGTGGCAGCGAAACGAAGACGTTCGTCAAGGGCCGCGATCTCACGGCGAATCGCCTCGAGCGGGAGCTCGCCGAGTCGGCCCTGCTCGTCACGTTCAACGGGCAGCGGTTCGACGTTCCGTTCCTCGAGACGTGTTTCGACGTCGACGTCGACGTCCCTCACGTGGATCTCATGTACCCCTGCAAGAAGATCGGCCTCGACGGCGGGCTGAAAGCGATCGAACGGGAGCTCGGCATCGACCGGGACAGGCCGGATCTCAGCGGCCGCGACGCGGTCCGCCTCTGGCGCGAGTACGAACGCGGTGACGAGGGCTCCCTCGAGACGCTCGTCGAGTACAACCGCGCCGACACCCGCAATATGGAGCCGCTGCTGGAGATCGTCGCGGACCGGCTTCACGAGAGCGTGTTCGAGGCGGCGACGGCCGGCGACTGAGCGGGTGCCGTTGTCGTTTTCGCGGCCCGTGACGATGCGATGGTCGCAGCGTCGAGCGATGCGTATACGGCGGCCAGTGCTGTAACGCTCTCACATGGAAGACTACAGCTACGAGACGGCCGTCGACGTTCGGCTTCGCGACGTCGATTTCATGGGCCACGTCAACAACGCGATCTACGCGACGTACCTCGAGCAGGCTCGCGAGGACTACTTTGCCGACGTACTCGACGTCTCGCTGGTCGAGACGGACACCGTACTCGTGAGTCTCGAACTCGAGTACGCGCGGCCGATCGAGGCCGACGACGAGGTCACCGTCGCGCTTCGCGTCCCCGAGCTCGGAACCTCGAGTCTGCCGATGGCGTACGAAATTCGGTCGAACGGAGAGCGGGCGGCGACGGCGCGGACCGTTCAGGTACTCACCGACCCCGAGACGGGCGAGTCGCGGCCGATCCCGCCGGAGTGGCGAACGCGTATCGAGCGCCGCGAGTAGCGGAGTCGGCGATCGGAGTCACTCACTCGAGGTCGCCGTCGAGATCGGCGACCTCGACCTCGCCGTCGCTTCTGACGACGACGTGATACCCACAGAAGGGGAATTCGACGCGGCCGGTCGGTCGCTCTTGGCCGTTCGATCGCATTTCGAAGAGCGAATCGAGGGCTTCGGGATTGACGACGTCGTAGAGGGCCTCGTATTCGGGCGGCTCGAGTTCCATCGGATCGACTCCTTCCTGCTCGGCGACGGCGGCAATCACGTCGAAGCTAATAGACTGCCCGACTGTCGCATCCGATCGATCGACTGAGAGTAGCATTGGCCGGACTCTTTCTTCGGTCGGATATAAATCCTCTGGCCCCAATCCGAGCTTGGGCCCCATTGTTGGTGCCCAACGCATATATTTGTACACTGGCGTATTTGTTTATAGGATATTTATATCTAATTTTGTCTCATTCAAACTATCTAAAACTGTTCAGGAAGTGATAATCGCCGTGCAATCGGTGGTTGTCGTCCGAGTCGGTGTGACAGTCGCCGGTTCGAGACCGCGATCGGTGCGCAGGTCACATGTTCGGGGAGAGCTACTGGACGATCCGAAACGCAGTCGGAGACACGATGAATCCATTCTCGCGCGGACGATCGGCGTCCGGATCCGCCGACGATGGCGGCTTCGACGATCGGGGAACGTTCGTTCCCGAACACGTTCCGAAACCGGGGGCGTTCCTCGCGGGCCACGACGTCCTCGAGGGCGAAGATCACGTCGCGTTCCACGACGTCACTCGAGCGCTGTTCGAAGAGCGGGGCGTCTACGACGCCACCTTCGGCTACAATCTGGCGCGGCTCAACCTCGATCGGCGACACCCCGACGCGGGATACCGGTACGCGGTCGACGCCGACGATCCGACGGTCCTGCGGGCGGAGTTCAGCCCCACCACGGAGTTCTGTCCGCAGGCCGAGGCGCTCGTCACGGGGTCGTTCCGCGCGTGGAACGGGCTGTCCGATCGCCACGAGTACGCCCTCGTGCGCGTCCGCGTTCGCCCGACCCACCACCAGTCCGACTCGCTCAACGAGGCGCTCGAGGACCTCGAGACGCGGTATCGCGAATCCGGGTCGGTACCCGACGCGCCCGCCGGCCGGAGCCCAGACGGCGGGTCCGACGACCGGGCTCGAGGGGCGGACGACACGACCGCACAGTCGCCTTTCTGACCGACGATGGTGACGGGGAGCGGGAACGCGACCGCGATCGTCACGCGGTGGTCGCGCGCGTTCGTCGCGGCCGGCGTCGGGTTCTTCGTCGCGTGGCAGATAGCCGTCGCAGTTGGGCTGGCGCGAGCGGCGACCGTTCCGCTCGGCGTGTTCGGATTCGTCTTCCACGTCGTCTTCGGCAAGGCGTACACGCTCGTTCCGTCGTACTTCGCGCGCGAACTCGCCGTCCCGCACGCGCCGGCGATCCACCTTCTGTTCGCGCTGGCCGGCGCGATCGGTGCGTTCGCGGCCGGTGCCGGAATCGGCCCCTCGACGGTCGCGCTCGCCGGCGCGGCGAGTTGGCTGGTCGGCTGTCTCGTCTTCGTCGCGACCCTCTGCTGGACCGTCCGCGACAACCCGACGGGGCGCGAAACCGGTACCGGCACGACCGACGCGCACCGAAAACGAGTCGACCGGATCGCAAACGCCGCGATCCCGTTCGTCGTCGCGTACCTGCTCGTCGGCTCGTCGCTCCTCGTCGCGGCCGAACTCGGCCTCGAGCCGCCGCTGTCCGCGGGCGGACCGGCGACGACCCACCTGTTCGCGGCCGGAACGGTGGCGCTGCTCCTGTTCGCGGTCGGATTCCGGCTGTTACCGCGATTGCTGGTCGCCTCGACGCGGCCGTCGCTGGTCGGTCTCGTCCTCGTCGCCGGAATCGGCGGCCCGCTGCTGCTGGCGGCCGACTTCCGCGGGGGATCGCCGTTTCGCCTCGGTGCTGGTCTGCAGGCGATCGCACTGATCGGGTTCGCCGCGGCGGTCGTCGATCTCTCCCGCCAGAGTGAGCGCCGACGCGTCGGCCGACTGGCGATCCTCGCCGCCGCCGGCTGTGGCGCTCTGGTCGCCGCGCTGGGGCTCGCCGTCGCGTTCGCACCCGCCTCGATCCTCCCGCCGGCCGCGTTCGACGCCCACTACCGGCTCGCCGTCGGTGGCTTTCTCGGGTTGACGATCGTCGGCGTCAGCTACCACTTCTACCCGCCAGCCGTCGCCACCGTTCCCGGGATCGGTGACCGGTCCGCGAGCGCATCGATCGCCGCGCTGGTCGCCGGTCTGGGACTCGAGGTCGCGGGGCTGCTCGCGTCGGTGCCGTCGCTGGTCGGTCTCGGCCGCTGGTGCTCGGTGCTCGGCGCGGTCCTGTACGCCGCCGTCTGCTGGACGATCTTCCTCGAGCGGGCGCGGTGAGACGACCGGGCCGCGTCACTCCGCCCGCGCCTCGAGCCAGCGGACGGCGGGCGTAGCGGTGATGCCGTGGACGACGATCGAGATGAGGACGACCGCGCCGACGGTGGCCCACAGGAGGTCGGCGTCGGGGAACGCGCCCTCGTTCAACCCGTGCGCGAGGTAGTAGAACGAGCCGATTCCCCGCACGCCGAAGAACGCGATGGTCGCCCGCTCGGCGGGGTCGCGATCGAACCCGAGAAACCCCACCAACCCGGCGAGCGGACGGACGAGGAACACGATCGCGACTGCCGCGGCGATCGCCTCGAGTGTGAGCGGTTCGAGGAGTCCGCCGACGATCGCGCCGCCGAAAAAGAGCATGACGAGGGCCATCATCACCTGCTCGGCGAACTCGCTGACCTCGTGGAGCGACCGGTTGTAATCGTGCGTGCGCTCGTAGTGGCGGACCATCAGTGCGGCGACGAAGACGCCGATGAAGCCGTAGCCGCTGACGAGTTCGGTCGCACCGTAGACGAGCAGGGTACCGGCGATCGCCTCGAGTCCCCGGACCGACTCTGCCACAGGGGTATCGGGCTCCGTGGCGAACACGAGCCGCGCGGTCGGATAGCCGAGGACGATGCCGACGACCACGCCGACGACGATCCGGTAGCCAACGTCGACGAGCAGCCACTCGCCGAGCCAGTTCCCCGGGGCAACGCCGACGAGCGCGATCGCGATCGCCAGATTGGTGAACGGAAAAGCGAGTCCGTCGTTCAATCCGGCCTCGGAAGTGAGCGCGAATCGGACCTCGTCTTCTCCTCCGGCGGCCTCCGTCATGCGTTCGTCCTCGCTCCCCATCCCCGGCCCGCCGACCTGCACCTCCGACGCCAGTACGGGGTCGGTCGGCGCGATGCACGCACCCAGGAGGACCGCGGTCGGCACCACGAGGCCGATCCACCGGCCGAGCAGGGTCGCTCCGGCGATCGACAGCGGCATCGTGATCGCGAGCAGCCGCCAGGTCGACGCCCACGCGCGCAACCCCGGGACCCGATCGATCTTCAGCCCGACGCCCATCAGCGCGACGATGACGCCCAGTTCCGCGAGGTGTTCCGTGGTCGTCCCCTGCTCGAGCGGATCCGGCGGGGGCAGTCCGATCGGGAGTCCGAAGACGAGCATCCCGAAGCCGACGAAGAAGATCGGGAGCGAGATCGCGCGGTCCGAAACGAATCGAGGCAGGACGGCGACGCCGAACAGCGCCACGCCGACCACGACCAGGCCGACGTTGTACAGCTCGAGGACCATCTGGAACGACCGGTTCTACGGACAATCGATCCTTTATCTCGATGCCGGCGTGTGCAGAACGAATTCATATGCCTCGAGACGGCGAGTCGTCACGTATGGATGGGAACGCGACGGGGGACGGGAACGAGACGTCGACGCGGCGGCGGCTCCTGCAGTCGGGAGCGGTCGCCGCGACGCTCGGCCTCGCCGGCTGCATCGAGGAGATGGGAACGGAATTCCCGGAGAACGAGGAGTGGCCGACCGCGGAGTACGTCCCCGCCCTCCCCGTCGAGGAGCGAAGCGCGATCGCCGAGGAGCGGATTCCGGAGCTCGCGGGGGCAGCTATCACCGATCCCGAGACCCTCGCGTCGACGCTCGAGGAGTACGACATGACCGTCGAATCGGTCGAACGCGAACGCGACGTGCTCTCCCTCGAGTACGTCAACACGGATCGGTACGACGAGGGGAACGTCCACGACGTCTCCCTGATCGCGGGCGGCTACGCGGCGCTGGTCGACGCCGGCTACGACGCGGTCGCCCTGGGCGCGACGATTCTCGACGATGCCCCCGCGTCGTACGGGTCGGCGACGGTCGAGACGCCGCTAGCGAGGGAGTACAACGAAGGGGCGCTGACGGCCGCCGAGTACGGCGAACTGGTGGTCTCGACGATCGAATCGCAGCGATACGAACCGGAGGTCGACGTCTCGCCGAAGGAGTAGGCTCGCCTCGAGCCCGTGCGCTCTTACCGGTCCGGCGACGCGTCGATGTCGGGCTCCCCGCCGCTCGCCGCCGGCTCGTCGCTCGACTCGAACCCGCTCGCGAACACCCCGGCGATCCCGTTCGGTCCGTGCCGGTGGATCGTCGACAGCACGTTCACCACGAAGAGTATCGCGCCGAGCGTCGCGAGGACGCCGCTCGCGGTGCCCGCGAGGGCCGGGAGGCCGACCAGCGGCGTCACGGAGAGTCCGGCAAACCCGGCGAGCGTCAGCCGGAAGTCCGCCCGCTCGAGGCGGTCGTCGTAGAGGTCGTCGATCATCGGGACCCGTTCGAAGCCGAGCCGATCGCTGTAGCGTTCGATCCAGATGATGAACGGAACGATGTGGTACAGCGAGCCGATGACGACGAAGCCGAAGACGCCGAAGAGCAAGAGCGGCCGGGCGTCGGGGTGGCCGAACAGCGATCCGTACGCGAGCGGATCGGTCCACCACGTCGGCGCGGCGAGCGCGATCCACGCGAACAGCGACGCGACGACGACCCAGTACCGGTCGATCATCGGCGATCGCCCGACCGTCGCGCCGGCCAGGAGACGGCCGACGACGACCGCGACGGCGGCCAGTCCGACGAGCAGGGCGACCCCACCGACTCGGGCCAGCGGCTCGACGCTCAGCCCGCGACCGAGCGCGAGCGCCGCGAGCCCGGCGGGGTAACACAGTTGCTCGAGTGTGAGCAGTCCCTCACCGAGTCGGTCGGGGTCGGCCTGCGTGAACATCTTCGCGAGCTGGAAGAGCGCGCCGACGACCGTCGCGAGCAGGGCCCCGAACAGCGCCAGCGTCGCGTGGACGAGATGGAGTTCGAACCGGGAGAGCGGGAGCGAGTCGAACACCGGCGTCGTGAAATCGACCGCCAACAGGAATCCGAACGGTGCGACGAGCCCGAAACACGCGAGCGCGAGCGCGAAGTGTCGCTCCGTGAAGTCGAACGGGCGGGCACCGGCCAGCGTCCGCCCCACGTTGTAGACGAAGAGCCAGAATCCCGCGAGCATGAGCGCGCCGGCGACCGGGAGCCACGCGAGCGTGCCCGCGAGCAGCGCCGCCGCGAAGCCGATCAGACCGGCGGTGACGAGCCACAGTTGGGCGACCGCCA
The Natrinema salaciae genome window above contains:
- a CDS encoding ribonuclease H-like domain-containing protein is translated as MRIENSFIPVRGVGETTERRLWENGITHWDEFDGSVVGSTLADRIETFIDDGRTHLERGDISVFADALPAASRWRCYENVSDETCFLDIETTGLDASCDDVTTVSLHRGSETKTFVKGRDLTANRLERELAESALLVTFNGQRFDVPFLETCFDVDVDVPHVDLMYPCKKIGLDGGLKAIERELGIDRDRPDLSGRDAVRLWREYERGDEGSLETLVEYNRADTRNMEPLLEIVADRLHESVFEAATAGD
- a CDS encoding acyl-CoA thioesterase is translated as MEDYSYETAVDVRLRDVDFMGHVNNAIYATYLEQAREDYFADVLDVSLVETDTVLVSLELEYARPIEADDEVTVALRVPELGTSSLPMAYEIRSNGERAATARTVQVLTDPETGESRPIPPEWRTRIERRE
- a CDS encoding HalOD1 output domain-containing protein; this translates as MLLSVDRSDATVGQSISFDVIAAVAEQEGVDPMELEPPEYEALYDVVNPEALDSLFEMRSNGQERPTGRVEFPFCGYHVVVRSDGEVEVADLDGDLE
- a CDS encoding cation:proton antiporter; its protein translation is MVLELYNVGLVVVGVALFGVAVLPRFVSDRAISLPIFFVGFGMLVFGLPIGLPPPDPLEQGTTTEHLAELGVIVALMGVGLKIDRVPGLRAWASTWRLLAITMPLSIAGATLLGRWIGLVVPTAVLLGACIAPTDPVLASEVQVGGPGMGSEDERMTEAAGGEDEVRFALTSEAGLNDGLAFPFTNLAIAIALVGVAPGNWLGEWLLVDVGYRIVVGVVVGIVLGYPTARLVFATEPDTPVAESVRGLEAIAGTLLVYGATELVSGYGFIGVFVAALMVRHYERTHDYNRSLHEVSEFAEQVMMALVMLFFGGAIVGGLLEPLTLEAIAAAVAIVFLVRPLAGLVGFLGFDRDPAERATIAFFGVRGIGSFYYLAHGLNEGAFPDADLLWATVGAVVLISIVVHGITATPAVRWLEARAE